The following are encoded in a window of Cystobacter ferrugineus genomic DNA:
- the ftsW gene encoding putative lipid II flippase FtsW, producing MKATAAVSTAPVRFDALLLCAVLSLVSLGLVMVYSASAVMAQDKLGDSLYFLHRHLLAAGIGVVAMAVGMKVGWRRLARFAYPLLLVTLVLLVLVLIPGIGTTVGGARRWIRLPGFSLQPAEVAKFAWVVYLSYSLAKKREKVATFSVGFLPHLLLCGLLVGLCMLQPDFGSSVLLVFLLFALLFAAGTKLSYLVGSVLLALPLAYAAIATSPYRMKRVLAFLDPWAHRHDIGYQVAESLMSIGSGGLTGLGLGDGRQKLFFLPEAHTDFIFAIIGEELGLLGVGVLVGLYALIIWRGIRASLAAPEAFGTYLGLGLTSIIAVQAAVNMCVAMGLLPTKGLTLPFVSYGGSSLVVLMGGAGVLLSLSASAQPGGGRPLRSSGDLREVAA from the coding sequence ATGAAGGCCACCGCCGCCGTGTCCACCGCCCCCGTGCGGTTCGACGCGTTGCTCTTGTGTGCCGTGCTGTCGCTCGTCTCGCTTGGCCTGGTGATGGTGTACTCGGCGAGCGCCGTCATGGCGCAGGACAAGCTGGGAGACAGCCTCTACTTCCTCCACCGCCACCTGCTGGCGGCGGGCATCGGGGTGGTGGCCATGGCGGTGGGGATGAAGGTGGGCTGGCGTCGGCTGGCGCGGTTCGCCTACCCGCTGTTGCTGGTGACGCTGGTGTTGCTGGTGCTGGTGCTCATCCCGGGCATTGGCACCACGGTGGGTGGGGCGCGGCGGTGGATCCGCCTGCCGGGCTTCAGCCTCCAGCCGGCCGAGGTGGCCAAGTTCGCCTGGGTCGTCTACCTCTCCTACTCGCTGGCGAAGAAGCGCGAGAAGGTGGCCACCTTCTCCGTGGGCTTCCTCCCCCACCTGCTCTTGTGCGGTCTGCTGGTGGGCCTTTGTATGTTGCAGCCGGACTTCGGCAGCTCGGTGTTGTTGGTGTTCCTGCTGTTCGCGCTGCTGTTCGCCGCGGGGACGAAGCTCAGCTATCTGGTGGGCTCGGTGCTGCTGGCGCTGCCCCTGGCCTACGCGGCCATCGCCACCAGCCCCTACCGCATGAAGCGCGTGCTGGCGTTCCTGGACCCCTGGGCCCACCGGCACGACATCGGCTACCAGGTGGCCGAGTCGCTCATGTCCATCGGCTCCGGGGGCCTCACGGGCCTGGGGCTGGGCGACGGGCGGCAGAAGCTCTTCTTCCTGCCCGAGGCCCACACCGACTTCATCTTCGCCATCATCGGCGAGGAGCTGGGCCTGTTGGGGGTAGGGGTGCTGGTGGGGCTGTACGCCCTCATCATCTGGCGGGGCATCCGCGCGAGCCTCGCGGCGCCGGAGGCGTTCGGCACCTACCTGGGTCTGGGTCTCACCTCCATCATCGCCGTGCAGGCCGCGGTGAACATGTGCGTGGCCATGGGCCTGCTGCCGACCAAGGGTTTGACACTCCCCTTCGTATCCTATGGAGGCTCGTCCCTGGTGGTGTTGATGGGGGGCGCCGGTGTATTGCTGTCCCTCAGCGCGAGCGCGCAGCCCGGCGGCGGCCGGCCCCTGCGCTCCAGCGGTGACTTGAGGGAGGTGGCGGCGTGA